A single region of the Triticum dicoccoides isolate Atlit2015 ecotype Zavitan chromosome 2B, WEW_v2.0, whole genome shotgun sequence genome encodes:
- the LOC119368438 gene encoding non-specific lipid-transfer protein 3-like encodes MARVALLAVFTVLAALAVAEMASGAVTCSDVTSAIAPCMSYATGQASSPSAGCCSGVRTLNGKASTSADRQAACRCLKNLAGSFNGISMGNAANIPGKCGVSVSFPINNSVNCNNLH; translated from the exons ATGGCTCGCGTGGCACTGCTCGCCGTGTTCACCGTGCTCGCCGCACTGGCAGTGGCGGAGATGGCGTCTGGGGCGGTGACCTGCAGCGACGTGACGTCCGCCATCGCGCCGTGCATGTCCTACGCAACGGGGCAAGCGTCGTCACCCTCGGCGGGGTGCTGCAGCGGGGTGAGGACCCTGAACGGCAAGGCGTCCACCTCGGCCGACCGGCAGGCGGCGTGCCGCTGCCTCAAGAACCTGGCGGGGTCGTTCAATGGCATCAGCATGGGTAACGCCGCCAACATCCCCGGCAAGTGCGGCGTCTCCGTCTCTTTCCCCATCAACAACAGCGTCAACTGCAACAA CCTTCATTAA
- the LOC119368437 gene encoding non-specific lipid-transfer protein 3-like, with amino-acid sequence MARVALLAVFSVLAALAVAEMASGAVTCSDVTSAIAPCMSYATGQASSPSAGCCSGVRTLNGKASTSADRQAACRCLKNLAGSFNGISMGNAANIPGKCGVSVSFPINNNVNCNNLH; translated from the exons ATGGCTCGCGTGGCACTGCTCGCCGTGTTCAGCGTGCTCGCCGCACTGGCGGTGGCGGAAATGGCGTCTGGGGCGGTGACCTGCAGCGACGTGACGTCCGCCATCGCGCCGTGCATGTCCTACGCGACGGGGCAAGCATCGTCACCCTCGGCGGGGTGCTGCAGCGGGGTGAGGACCCTGAACGGTAAGGCGTCCACCTCGGCAGACCGGCAGGCGGCGTGCCGCTGCCTCAAGAACCTGGCGGGGTCGTTCAATGGCATCAGCATGGGTAACGCCGCCAACATCCCCGGCAAGTGCGGCGTCTCCGTCTCTTTCCCCATCAACAACAACGTCAACTGCAACAA CCTTCATTAA